A region of Gemmatimonadota bacterium DNA encodes the following proteins:
- a CDS encoding thioesterase family protein, with translation MDYSETDQMGVVYHARYLVWLDVARTEHLRKTGISYRELEALGLRLVVSDLAIRYRRSARYDDPVRVRTWVKDVASRKVVFGYAVEHEDTGELLATATTTLLVLDASFAFARLPESVAAMLVPVTGPVRL, from the coding sequence GTGGACTATTCCGAAACCGACCAGATGGGGGTGGTATACCACGCCCGCTACCTGGTCTGGCTCGACGTGGCCCGGACCGAGCACCTGCGCAAGACCGGTATCTCCTATCGGGAACTTGAAGCGCTCGGACTCCGTCTCGTGGTGAGCGACCTCGCCATCCGGTATCGTCGGTCTGCCCGATACGATGATCCCGTGCGGGTGCGGACGTGGGTAAAGGATGTCGCCTCCCGCAAGGTCGTCTTCGGCTACGCCGTCGAGCACGAGGATACCGGCGAGCTCCTCGCGACCGCGACGACGACCCTGCTTGTTCTGGATGCATCCTTCGCATTCGCGCGCCTGCCCGAGTCGGTGGCCGCGATGCTCGTTCCTGTCACTGGCCCGGTGCGACTCTGA
- a CDS encoding non-canonical purine NTP pyrophosphatase, translated as MSVLLVATRNRGKQPELRALLGPLGMELRFPDELGLVELPEEDGLEQFETFIENATAKAEYFMARSGLPTLADDSGVEVDALGGAPGVHSKRFAGFAGPDHEVTAANNTELLHRLRDVPLGKRTARYRGMLVLCRPGLPPVVADGVTEGHIAFAPSGSSGFGYDPLFVSTELGKSFGEATPEEKERVSHRARAARALVAILESERR; from the coding sequence GTGAGTGTCTTGCTGGTGGCCACGCGCAACCGCGGCAAGCAGCCCGAGCTGCGGGCGCTGCTCGGACCGCTGGGTATGGAACTCCGCTTTCCTGATGAACTGGGGCTGGTGGAGCTCCCTGAGGAAGACGGCCTCGAGCAATTCGAGACCTTCATCGAGAACGCGACTGCCAAGGCCGAGTATTTCATGGCGCGCTCAGGACTGCCCACGCTCGCCGACGACTCGGGTGTCGAAGTCGATGCCCTCGGCGGCGCGCCAGGAGTCCACTCGAAGCGCTTCGCGGGGTTCGCTGGCCCCGACCACGAAGTGACCGCAGCCAACAACACCGAGCTGCTCCACCGACTGCGCGACGTGCCGCTGGGCAAGCGTACCGCGCGCTACCGCGGGATGCTGGTGCTCTGCCGGCCGGGGCTGCCGCCGGTGGTTGCAGACGGGGTCACCGAGGGGCACATCGCGTTCGCTCCGAGCGGGAGCAGTGGGTTCGGATATGACCCGTTGTTCGTGAGCACTGAGCTCGGGAAGAGCTTTGGCGAGGCGACGCCAGAGGAGAAGGAGCGGGTGTCGCATCGTGCGCGGGCGGCGCGGGCGCTGGTGGCGATCCTCGAATCGGAGCGACGGTGA
- a CDS encoding aldose epimerase family protein, translating to MRKESHFSRAPFDTIPGGREVEVFTLVNDLGMEVRAMSYGATILSIKVPDARGTFDDVVLGYDSLAGYLKDSPYFGAAVGRFANRIAKGRFTLDGKQYTLAVNNGPNALHGGLRGFDKKIWSADRVSSDSGIGIAFTLVSPDGDEGYPGTLTVRVTYTLMRTRNELVIDYEGATDKPTPVNLTNHSYFNLAGAGKGDILGHQLTLESDSITPVDATLIPTGAVTSVTGTPFDFRTATAIGARIDADDEQIRHGHGYDHNFVIRRKAPGLQHVAHVVEPVSGRTLDLSTTEPGVQFYTGNFLDGSNVGKGGTPYPRRGAFCLETQHYPDSPNHANFPSTILRPGDIYRSRTVYSFGIVK from the coding sequence ATGCGAAAAGAGTCGCACTTCTCGCGCGCGCCGTTCGATACCATCCCCGGTGGTCGGGAAGTCGAGGTCTTCACGCTCGTCAATGATCTCGGCATGGAAGTCCGCGCGATGTCGTACGGCGCCACCATTCTTTCGATCAAGGTGCCCGATGCCCGTGGCACATTCGATGACGTGGTGCTCGGCTACGATTCGCTCGCAGGCTACCTCAAGGACTCGCCCTATTTCGGCGCCGCGGTCGGGCGCTTTGCCAACCGGATCGCGAAGGGGCGCTTCACACTAGACGGCAAGCAGTACACCCTCGCCGTCAACAACGGCCCCAATGCCCTGCACGGCGGACTGCGCGGCTTCGACAAGAAAATCTGGTCCGCCGATCGTGTCAGCAGCGACAGTGGCATCGGCATCGCATTCACATTGGTGAGCCCCGACGGCGACGAAGGGTACCCCGGCACGCTCACGGTGCGGGTGACCTACACGCTGATGCGAACTCGCAATGAACTGGTGATCGACTACGAAGGCGCCACCGACAAGCCGACGCCGGTCAACCTCACCAATCACAGCTATTTCAATCTCGCCGGGGCGGGGAAGGGTGATATCCTCGGTCATCAGCTCACCCTCGAGTCCGATAGCATCACCCCGGTGGACGCCACACTGATTCCCACCGGCGCCGTTACCAGCGTGACAGGGACACCCTTCGACTTCCGCACTGCCACCGCCATCGGCGCGCGCATTGACGCAGACGACGAACAGATCCGGCACGGCCACGGCTACGATCACAATTTCGTGATCCGGCGCAAGGCCCCCGGGCTGCAGCACGTCGCGCATGTGGTGGAGCCCGTCAGTGGGCGCACTCTGGATCTCTCGACCACGGAACCCGGCGTCCAGTTCTACACCGGCAACTTCCTCGATGGCTCCAACGTGGGGAAGGGCGGCACGCCGTACCCGCGGCGCGGCGCCTTCTGTCTCGAGACGCAGCACTATCCGGATTCACCGAATCACGCGAACTTTCCCTCGACGATCCTCCGCCCGGGCGACATCTACCGCTCCCGGACGGTCTACAGCTTCGGCATCGTGAAGTAG
- a CDS encoding SPFH domain-containing protein, which yields MGSIMLGGFLLLAALVVRASGGSLRNAGVKASGALFNLVALGLFAVGVVILFSSSFVVIDAGQVGVRHAFGKVDPMPLQSGVRFVSPWSSVERYSTREEQWPSERTGAESMDALSNEQMSMKIDAAVRWQIDPMQAPKIFLELGNEDQIRNVVVNAIRKGVRDGMVQFSINDISKRNAIASAMEFQVDSALLTRPRAGGEPFRIAKITAFYLRNLEPPAQVVAAINNKIAADQQIETEKHKVEVARLQSDQQRFLNQTLTPEALMKQYLEVLHDMRTSNNLVVLVPTEGGVPLLDIGTLRKNLNKPQ from the coding sequence ATGGGTTCGATCATGCTGGGCGGTTTCCTGTTGCTCGCGGCGCTCGTGGTCCGCGCCTCCGGAGGGAGTCTTCGCAACGCCGGCGTCAAGGCATCCGGTGCGCTCTTCAACCTCGTGGCTCTTGGCCTCTTTGCCGTGGGCGTCGTGATCCTCTTCAGCTCGAGCTTTGTGGTCATCGACGCCGGCCAGGTCGGTGTGCGCCACGCCTTCGGCAAGGTCGACCCGATGCCGTTGCAGAGCGGAGTCCGCTTCGTCTCGCCCTGGTCTTCGGTCGAGCGCTACAGCACGCGCGAGGAGCAGTGGCCCAGCGAGCGCACCGGCGCCGAGTCGATGGACGCGCTCTCGAATGAACAGATGAGCATGAAGATCGACGCCGCCGTTCGCTGGCAGATCGATCCGATGCAGGCGCCGAAGATCTTCCTCGAGCTCGGCAACGAAGATCAGATCCGGAATGTGGTGGTGAACGCCATTCGCAAGGGCGTCCGCGACGGCATGGTGCAGTTTTCCATCAACGACATCTCGAAGCGCAATGCCATCGCCAGCGCGATGGAGTTCCAGGTCGACAGTGCCCTCCTCACCCGGCCGCGCGCCGGCGGCGAGCCGTTCCGGATCGCCAAGATCACGGCCTTCTACCTCCGCAATCTTGAGCCGCCGGCGCAGGTCGTGGCCGCGATCAACAACAAGATTGCCGCCGACCAGCAGATCGAGACCGAGAAGCACAAGGTCGAGGTCGCCCGATTGCAGTCGGATCAGCAGCGCTTCCTGAATCAGACCCTGACGCCTGAAGCCCTGATGAAGCAATACCTCGAAGTGCTTCACGATATGCGGACGTCGAACAATCTCGTGGTGCTGGTGCCGACCGAGGGCGGTGTCCCGCTCCTCGATATCGGCACGCTCAGGAAGAATCTCAACAAGCCGCAGTAG
- a CDS encoding SGNH/GDSL hydrolase family protein, whose protein sequence is MSAPPARPARLRHPIFALGALATFALVVGLGLAEALVRGYQRIWPKRDRAYIRYEGPTLALPDTLLGWRPRPDATVTLRSPEYQSTLHTNKFGFRWTAWDSLAACRVVVIGDSFVAGNAVDADSLFWAVAARESHCSVVGLGVEGYSTDQELLLLREYLPMLRPTAVVLAFYDNDIWNNREASWEGHRKPRFEFHNGNLTRVAGSAALTEHPSLLTLHQVPQESQRNSKRGWLARHSRLSQLIASVVSPARLDVASAMLVAPLRDEMRVYHTPFDPDIAEAWVVTEALIREMARDAAAAGAHRFLLLHAPLRETVTPVQWQAAAEFWRMGPDWTPRSVQAELQRVCLANAIACLFPAEELRRLQESGTPAYFLGDPHWTNAGHRAVGRVLASALRPYPSAQ, encoded by the coding sequence ATGTCGGCACCACCCGCCCGACCTGCGCGCCTTCGCCACCCCATATTCGCACTCGGCGCTCTCGCCACCTTCGCATTGGTGGTGGGGCTCGGTCTCGCCGAGGCGCTCGTCCGCGGATACCAGCGAATCTGGCCGAAGCGAGATCGTGCGTATATCCGCTATGAGGGGCCGACGCTGGCCCTTCCCGATACCCTGCTCGGTTGGCGACCACGCCCCGATGCCACCGTGACCCTCCGGTCGCCAGAATACCAATCAACGCTGCATACGAACAAGTTCGGTTTTCGCTGGACCGCCTGGGATTCGCTCGCCGCTTGTCGGGTTGTCGTGATCGGCGACTCGTTCGTGGCCGGGAATGCGGTAGACGCGGACTCACTGTTCTGGGCAGTGGCAGCACGAGAATCGCACTGCAGCGTCGTCGGACTGGGGGTTGAGGGATACTCGACGGATCAGGAACTTTTGCTGCTGCGCGAGTACCTGCCGATGCTGCGCCCGACCGCCGTGGTGCTCGCGTTCTATGACAATGACATCTGGAATAACCGCGAGGCGAGCTGGGAGGGCCACCGCAAGCCCCGATTCGAATTTCATAACGGCAACCTGACGCGGGTAGCAGGATCCGCTGCTCTCACGGAGCACCCCTCGCTGCTGACTCTCCACCAAGTGCCGCAGGAGAGTCAGCGAAACAGCAAGCGAGGGTGGCTGGCACGTCATTCCAGGTTGTCCCAGCTGATAGCGAGCGTCGTCAGCCCCGCGCGTCTCGATGTCGCCAGCGCGATGCTGGTGGCGCCATTGCGCGACGAGATGCGGGTCTACCACACGCCCTTCGATCCGGACATCGCGGAAGCGTGGGTGGTGACCGAGGCCCTGATCCGGGAGATGGCGCGGGATGCTGCCGCGGCGGGAGCGCACCGATTCCTGCTCCTTCACGCGCCGTTGCGGGAGACAGTCACACCGGTTCAATGGCAGGCGGCCGCTGAATTCTGGCGAATGGGACCGGACTGGACGCCCCGCTCCGTGCAGGCCGAATTGCAACGGGTCTGCCTTGCGAACGCGATAGCCTGCCTCTTTCCGGCGGAGGAGTTACGTCGCCTGCAAGAGTCCGGCACGCCGGCATACTTCCTCGGCGATCCCCACTGGACGAATGCGGGTCACCGGGCCGTAGGGAGAGTGCTCGCTTCCGCGCTGAGGCCTTATCCTTCAGCGCAATGA
- a CDS encoding DUF4136 domain-containing protein, which produces MRRSTTSLALLLLTAGCSFGFKGGGLPPTVRTAAVLPFDNETTDPTISQQVMLSVKEAIERRLGLRAAGENQADVVVRGKVARYEPDLPVAYQGTPGVAGTPNTVQVTRRLVSLSVSVEIVERKTGKVIWPGSVSVEGEYDPGREADGRRKALEKLVAKIVEGAQSKW; this is translated from the coding sequence ATGCGCCGATCGACAACTAGTCTGGCGCTGCTGCTCCTCACTGCTGGCTGCTCCTTTGGCTTCAAGGGAGGCGGCCTGCCGCCGACGGTCCGGACTGCCGCGGTCCTCCCGTTCGACAACGAGACCACCGATCCTACCATCAGCCAGCAGGTGATGCTCTCGGTGAAGGAGGCGATCGAACGACGGCTCGGCCTTCGCGCTGCCGGCGAGAATCAGGCCGATGTCGTCGTGCGAGGCAAAGTGGCGCGCTACGAGCCCGACCTCCCGGTTGCCTATCAGGGGACACCCGGCGTGGCCGGTACTCCGAACACGGTGCAGGTGACGCGGCGGCTCGTCTCGCTCTCGGTCAGCGTGGAAATTGTCGAGCGGAAAACCGGCAAGGTGATCTGGCCGGGATCAGTGTCGGTGGAAGGTGAATACGACCCGGGTCGCGAGGCGGATGGTCGCCGCAAGGCTCTTGAGAAACTGGTCGCCAAGATCGTCGAAGGAGCGCAGAGCAAATGGTAA
- a CDS encoding peptidylprolyl isomerase has product MRMLFLLTSCSLLAAPLAAQDPAIVEGLAPLLMAGDRRAYDDALFSRALLNPDVTVRRTAAVTIGRIGDKAGGPLLITAIRDRDRNVVADAFFALGLLKDTAAVEPIISRLRDPDSLSADAVAEAATALSKIGGAGAARFLGDVIASGAGLARDRRDALIPNALLESWRLGPLATVSALIPYVSDTSADLRWRSTYALVRLRAVPAANAILRAARDADAMVRETAAKGLTKAFADSAKLPAGAVTGELVRAFDDERPGVRINALAAASSWRDSTLATRALRLLSDPDPNVRVQAVTTLGDLRGSAALAAIDAVFDRRDASWAMRRAALPVLARADTASFARRVVAWSSSTDIRERIAAIEGWGVVKPADDALFRAGIADGDPRVQAAALGAWRAARTRTDTAVITVARSWLKSRDGDLRDAALGVLRGNVTIDDLDPLLEAWRLGAQDNELDARLATLGLLAGLARQHPEVMDRLTDPARRAFFDRPADGLLRRAAEAQWPALAERWGPAAPFETGRSLEDYRGVVRTLVLAKANPKVIIEVEGKGSVEVELLGRDAPLTVANFLRLVDRRYFDGNRWHRVVPNFVVQDGDRTGTGNGGPGWSIRDEMTRARYNLPVLGMALSGPDTGGSQWFINLSAQPHLDGGYTVFGRVSGSYATLNRIVQGDVIRSIHR; this is encoded by the coding sequence ATGCGAATGCTCTTCCTGTTGACGTCGTGTTCGCTCCTCGCCGCGCCGCTCGCGGCCCAGGACCCTGCCATCGTGGAAGGATTGGCGCCGCTGCTGATGGCTGGCGACCGACGCGCCTATGATGACGCACTCTTCTCTCGCGCGTTGCTCAACCCCGATGTGACAGTGCGCCGCACGGCCGCAGTGACCATCGGACGGATCGGCGACAAGGCCGGAGGGCCGCTCCTGATCACCGCCATCCGCGACCGCGACCGGAACGTGGTCGCCGATGCCTTCTTTGCACTCGGCCTGCTCAAGGACACGGCTGCGGTCGAGCCGATCATCTCCCGGCTCCGCGACCCTGATTCGCTCTCGGCCGATGCCGTCGCGGAAGCCGCGACAGCGCTTTCGAAGATTGGTGGCGCCGGCGCGGCGCGCTTCCTGGGCGACGTGATCGCATCCGGTGCCGGGCTCGCGCGTGACCGCCGTGACGCGCTGATTCCCAATGCGCTGCTGGAGTCCTGGCGCCTGGGTCCGCTGGCGACCGTTTCGGCCCTTATTCCCTACGTCAGCGACACTTCGGCAGACCTGCGCTGGCGCTCGACATACGCGCTCGTGCGGCTGCGTGCCGTGCCGGCTGCCAACGCCATTCTGCGAGCCGCGCGCGACGCCGACGCGATGGTGCGTGAGACTGCGGCGAAGGGGCTGACGAAGGCGTTCGCCGACTCGGCGAAGCTTCCCGCGGGAGCGGTGACCGGCGAACTGGTGCGCGCCTTCGACGACGAGCGACCCGGCGTGCGTATAAATGCGCTGGCGGCCGCCAGCAGCTGGCGTGACTCGACCCTCGCGACGCGAGCGTTGCGCCTCCTCTCTGATCCGGATCCCAACGTACGGGTGCAGGCGGTCACCACGCTCGGTGACTTGCGCGGCAGCGCCGCACTCGCGGCCATCGATGCCGTCTTCGATCGTCGCGATGCCTCCTGGGCCATGCGCCGCGCCGCGCTCCCCGTGCTCGCGCGAGCCGACACGGCCAGCTTCGCCAGACGCGTGGTGGCGTGGAGCAGCAGCACCGATATTCGTGAGCGGATCGCGGCGATCGAGGGATGGGGCGTCGTGAAGCCGGCCGATGACGCGCTCTTCCGCGCCGGGATTGCCGATGGCGATCCGCGAGTGCAAGCAGCGGCCCTCGGCGCCTGGCGCGCCGCGCGCACGCGGACCGACACTGCCGTCATCACAGTCGCGCGGTCGTGGTTGAAGTCGCGAGACGGCGACCTGCGCGACGCCGCGCTCGGGGTGCTCCGCGGCAACGTGACCATCGACGATCTTGACCCGCTCCTCGAAGCGTGGCGACTTGGGGCACAGGACAACGAACTCGATGCCCGACTCGCCACGCTCGGCTTGCTCGCCGGGCTCGCCAGGCAGCATCCCGAAGTGATGGATCGGCTGACCGACCCCGCTCGTCGTGCGTTCTTCGATCGCCCCGCTGACGGCTTGTTGCGTCGAGCCGCCGAAGCGCAGTGGCCGGCGCTCGCGGAGCGGTGGGGGCCCGCCGCGCCGTTCGAGACCGGCCGTTCCCTCGAAGACTATCGCGGAGTAGTGCGCACACTGGTGCTCGCCAAGGCCAATCCGAAGGTCATCATTGAAGTCGAGGGGAAGGGGAGCGTCGAAGTCGAACTGCTCGGTCGCGACGCGCCGCTCACCGTGGCCAACTTCCTCCGGCTCGTCGACCGCCGCTATTTCGACGGCAACCGCTGGCATCGCGTCGTCCCCAACTTCGTCGTCCAGGATGGCGATCGCACAGGCACCGGAAATGGTGGCCCAGGGTGGTCGATTCGCGACGAGATGACCCGTGCTCGCTACAACCTCCCCGTGCTCGGGATGGCGCTCTCGGGCCCCGACACCGGCGGAAGTCAGTGGTTCATCAACCTCAGCGCTCAACCGCACCTCGATGGCGGCTACACGGTCTTCGGTCGAGTTTCTGGCAGCTATGCCACCCTGAACCGGATCGTTCAGGGCGACGTGATCCGCTCCATCCACCGGTGA
- the rph gene encoding ribonuclease PH has translation MPRPDGRAFDALRPTVLERNANPYAEGSCLVRMGGTLVHCTASVETGVPRFKKGKGEGWVTAEYSMLPRATSERTDRERNGPGGRTYEIQRLIGRSLRASMKTFAFGEYTIKVDCDVLVADGGTRCASITGACVALHDACAWLAEKTSQPTPFGTLVAAVSVGKVAGAHLLDLAYLEDRDAEVDANVVMLAPNNFVEVQGTGEHGTFDRSELDTLLDLAQGGLNQLFALQRTAIGQ, from the coding sequence GTGCCCCGTCCTGATGGTCGTGCCTTCGATGCGCTGCGTCCCACCGTGCTGGAACGCAACGCCAATCCGTATGCCGAAGGCTCCTGCCTGGTTCGCATGGGAGGGACGCTCGTGCATTGCACCGCCAGCGTCGAAACCGGCGTGCCGCGCTTCAAGAAGGGGAAGGGCGAGGGTTGGGTCACTGCTGAATACTCTATGCTGCCGCGCGCGACGTCGGAGCGTACCGATCGCGAGCGTAACGGCCCCGGCGGCCGCACTTACGAGATTCAGCGACTGATCGGGCGATCGCTGCGCGCCTCGATGAAGACCTTTGCCTTCGGTGAATACACCATCAAGGTCGACTGCGATGTCCTGGTGGCCGATGGCGGCACGCGCTGCGCTTCGATCACCGGTGCCTGTGTCGCCCTCCACGATGCCTGTGCCTGGCTGGCGGAGAAGACCAGCCAGCCGACGCCGTTCGGGACGCTGGTCGCAGCCGTATCGGTGGGGAAGGTCGCTGGCGCGCATCTGCTCGATCTCGCGTACCTCGAGGATCGCGACGCCGAGGTCGATGCCAACGTGGTGATGCTGGCGCCGAACAATTTCGTGGAAGTGCAGGGGACAGGGGAGCACGGCACCTTCGATCGTAGCGAGCTCGACACGCTGCTCGATCTGGCGCAGGGTGGGCTCAACCAGCTCTTCGCGCTGCAGCGGACCGCCATCGGCCAGTGA